A DNA window from Theobroma cacao cultivar B97-61/B2 chromosome 5, Criollo_cocoa_genome_V2, whole genome shotgun sequence contains the following coding sequences:
- the LOC18598207 gene encoding zinc finger A20 and AN1 domain-containing stress-associated protein 6, translated as MAEEHRCQAPEGHRLCVNNCGFFGSPATMNLCSKCYRDFRLKEQQEASSIKSSLSSSPTSSSTVVESVSQVPLLTLPEVNGESPVPAVEIAPATAEQRPQQQPNRCMVCRKRVGLTGFRCKCGITFCGSHRYPENHGCSFDFKTIGREEIARANPVVKAEKLEKI; from the coding sequence atggcgGAGGAGCATAGATGCCAAGCACCGGAAGGCCACCGTCTTTGCGTCAATAACTGCGGCTTTTTCGGAAGTCCGGCGACCATGAATCTTTGCTCTAAATGTTACAGAGATTTCCGTCTTAAAGAACAACAAGAAGCTTCTTCGATCAAATCCTCTCTATCTTCTTCTCCTACGTCTTCTTCAACGGTCGTCGAGTCCGTTTCACAGGTTCCTCTTTTGACTCTCCCTGAGGTCAATGGAGAATCTCCCGTTCCGGCGGTCGAGATTGCGCCGGCGACAGCTGAGCAGCGACCGCAGCAACAACCAAATCGATGCATGGTTTGCCGGAAGCGAGTCGGATTAACCGGGTTTAGATGCAAGTGCGGGATCACGTTTTGCGGGTCTCACAGGTACCCCGAGAACCACGGCTGTTCGTTCGATTTCAAGACGATTGGGAGAGAGGAGATCGCACGCGCTAACCCGGTGGTCAAAGCTGAGAAGCTGGAGAAGATTTGA
- the LOC18598208 gene encoding purple acid phosphatase 22 yields the protein MWSLLQACPTIFQLTCLTPLQSNCLHFFKFQPRVASYLKPPSLFTYFVPSSANEQLKMEKSWQNHFFPVLLTIFFFSPFPFQTSLALQSDYIRQPPGKVIVTPHHRSKSDPQQVHISLVGKDQMRITWITEDKDVPSKVEYGKVSGRYNAMAVGEQTSYHYFFYSSGKIHHVKIGPLEPGTTYYYRCGGLGPEFSFKTPPRTFPIEFVVVGDLGQTEWTASTLAHVHSKDYHVFLLPGDLSYADTQQPLWDSFGRLVEPYASRRPWMVTEGNHEIEIFPIIYPRGFKAYNARWLMPYQECGSTSNLYYSFDVAGSHIIMLGSYTDFDETSAQYKWLEADLGKVDRTKTPWVVVLLHAPWYNTNSAHKGEGESMRKAMEDLLYKARVDVVFAGHVHAYERFTRIYDNKADPCGPVYITIGDGGNREGLALTFENPTSELSLYREPSFGHGRLRILDETRAHWSWHRNNDSDSYVADEVWLESLATTKSCCANTGERDGSKVNKDEL from the exons ATGTGGTCATTGCTGCAAGCATGTCCAACAATATTCCAATTGACTTGCTTGACGCCATTGCAATCTAATTGTTtacattttttcaaatttcaaccTAGGGTCGCTTCTTATTTAAAACCTCCAAGCTTGTTCACGTACTTCGTACCTTCATCAGCTAATGAACAGCTAAAGATGGAGAAATCATGGCAGAATCATTTCTTCCCTGTCCTTTTAacaatcttcttcttctctccatTCCCTTTTCAAACCTCGCTCGCCTTGCAAAGCGATTATATCCGACAGCCGCCTGGAAAGGTTATCGTCACTCCACATCACCGGTCCAAATCCGACCCTCAACAG GTACATATTTCTCTTGTAGGCAAAGATCAGATGAGAATTACATGGATCACAGAAGACAAAGACGTGCCGTCGAAGGTAGAATATGGGAAGGTTTCTGGTAGATATAATGCAATGGCCGTAGGAGAGCAAACCTCATATCATTACTTCTTTTACAGTTCCGGTAAGATACATCATGTTAAGATTGGGCCCTTGGAGCCAGGAACAACTTATTACTATAGATGCGGTGGGCTTGGCCCTGAATTTTCCTTCAAGACACCTCCACGTACTTTTCCTATTGAATTTGTTGTGGTTG GCGATCTTGGACAGACAGAATGGACTGCATCAACTTTAGCACACGTCCATAGCAAGGACTATCATGTATTCTTGTTACCCGGTGATCTATCTTATGCAGATACCCAACAACCGCTATGGGACTCGTTTGGCCGCCTGGTCGAGCCATACGCTAGCCGCCGCCCCTGGATGGTTACGGAAGGGAACCATGAGATCGAGATTTTTCCAATAATCTACCCTCGCGGTTTCAAAGCCTATAACGCTCGTTGGCTAATGCCATACCAAGAGTGTGGATCCACCTCAAATTTGTATTATTCATTTGATGTTGCAGGTTCCCATATCATAATGCTAGGGTCTTACACGGATTTTGATGAGACCTCAGCTCAATACAAGTGGCTTGAAGCTGATTTGGGTAAGGTTGATAGGACGAAGACGCCGTGGGTTGTTGTGCTTCTACATGCGCCATGGTATAATACCAATTCTGCTCATAAAGGAGAAGGAGAAAGCATGAGGAAAGCTATGGAAGATTTGCTGTATAAGGCACGAGTGGACGTGGTGTTTGCTGGGCATGTTCATGCATATGAACGATTT ACAAGGATTTACGACAACAAAGCTGATCCCTGCGGCCCGGTCTACATAACCATTGGTGATGGAGGGAATCGAGAAGGACTAGCATTAAC GTTTGAGAATCCTACATCAGAACTTTCGCTTTACAGGGAGCCAAGCTTTGGACATGGTCGGTTGAGAATACTAGACGAAACACGAGCACATTGGTCATGGCACCGAAACAATGATTCCGATTCATATGTTGCCGACGAGGTTTGGCTAGAAAGTTTAGCCACAACCAAATCATGTTGTGCGAATACAGGGGAAAGAGATGGGTCGAAGGTTAACAAAGATGAGCTATGA
- the LOC18598209 gene encoding probable purple acid phosphatase 20, translating to MAVIKGPFLVFTLATAFAGFIGCAVSYDRPLARKDISMPQPKELSPTSPQQVHISAVGPDRMRISWITESSAPAIVEYGTSPVAYSESATGSTSSYDYLVYKSGEIHDVVIGPLNPNTVYYYRLSSDSTREFSLKTPPADFPIKFAVVGDLGQTGWTNTTLAHIGQSNYDMLLLPGDLSYADFLQPLWDSFGRLVEPLASQRPWMVTQGNHEVEKIPIVHSTPFTAYNARWHMPFEESGSNSNLYYSFDVSGVHVIMLGSYTDFDPDSDQFKWLQADLRKIYRRKTPWIVAIIHAPWYNSNSAHQGEPESDLMKESMEGLLYKAGVDIVFAGHVHAYERFTRVYNGKADDCGPVHITIGDGGNREGLASEYMDPMPEISMFREASFGHGQLEVLNATHAVWKWHRNDDDVSVVADTFWFRSLSSDPACKV from the exons ATGGCTGTTATTAAGGGGCCGTTTCTGGTTTTTACATTAGCCACAGCCTTTGCCGGTTTCATTGGCTGCGCTGTTTCCTATGACCGTCCTCTTGCTCGCAAGGACATTTCCATGCCTCAACCAAAAGAGCTTTCCCCCACGTCTCCTCAACAG GTGCATATATCTGCAGTTGGTCCAGATAGAATGAGGATATCTTGGATTACCGAAAGCTCAGCTCCAGCAATAGTAGAGTATGGTACATCTCCAGTGGCGTATTCAGAATCTGCAACTGGAAGTACATCTTCCTATGATTACCTTGTATATAAATCTGGTGAAATTCATGATGTAGTCATTGGTCCATTGAATCCGAACACGGTCTATTACTACCGTTTGAGCTCGGATTCAACCCGTGAGTTCAGCCTCAAAACCCCTCCAGCTGACTTTCCAATTAAATTCGCTGTTGTAG GTGATCTTGGCCAGACAGGGTGGACAAACACAACTCTCGCACACATAGGACAATCGAATTACGACATGTTGCTACTGCCAGGGGACTTGTCTTACGCTGATTTTTTACAACCTCTTTGGGACTCATTTGGGCGCCTGGTCGAGCCACTGGCTAGCCAACGGCCCTGGATGGTCACACAAGGGAACCACGAAGTAGAAAAGATCCCCATCGTACATTCCACACCCTTCACAGCCTACAATGCAAGATGGCACATGCCATTTGAGGAAAGCGGTTCCAATTCCAACTTGTATTATTCCTTCGATGTTAGCGGGGTCCATGTTATCATGCTGGGCTCTTACACAGATTTTGATCCTGATTCGGATCAATTCAAGTGGCTACAAGCTGATTTGAGGAAGATTTACAGGCGAAAAACTCCATGGATTGTGGCGATTATCCATGCGCCCTGGTACAATAGCAATAGTGCTCATCAAGGGGAGCCTGAATCAGATCTCATGAAGGAAAGCATGGAAGGATTACTTTACAAAGCTGGGGTCGATATTGTTTTTGCTGGGCATGTACATGCTTATGAGCGCTTT ACCCGTGTTTACAATGGAAAAGCTGATGATTGCGGTCCGGTGCACATCACAATTGGGGACGGTGGCAACCGCGAAGGTCTAGCTAGCGA GTATATGGATCCGATGCCTGAAATATCCATGTTCAGGGAAGCCAGCTTCGGGCACGGACAACTTGAGGTGTTGAACGCAACCCATGCAGTCTGGAAATGGCATAGGAACGACGATGATGTTTCAGTTGTTGCTGACACATTTTGGTTTAGAAGCCTCTCATCTGATCCTGCTTGTAAAGTGTAA